One Rossellomorea aquimaris DNA window includes the following coding sequences:
- a CDS encoding histidine kinase: MEEKKQLFKQLKAIKDYWVKSSIKSLDENADLIWSDYEEEYQILQNLLKNDEEREAYEKVLNELIKGSIHSILVMVDGGDDLADNYTVDLVIEKKNVSLKTNGALHEEFYDYLLDIED; this comes from the coding sequence ATGGAAGAAAAAAAGCAATTATTTAAGCAATTAAAAGCTATTAAGGATTATTGGGTGAAGTCGTCAATAAAAAGTTTAGATGAAAATGCTGATTTAATTTGGTCCGATTATGAAGAAGAATATCAAATATTACAAAATCTATTAAAAAACGATGAAGAAAGAGAAGCTTATGAAAAAGTATTAAATGAGCTGATAAAAGGTTCAATTCATTCTATATTAGTGATGGTAGATGGTGGGGATGACTTAGCAGACAATTATACAGTCGATTTAGTAATAGAAAAGAAAAATGTATCATTGAAAACAAATGGTGCATTACATGAAGAATTTTATGATTATCTACTTGATATAGAAGACTAA
- a CDS encoding transposase: MNDTFVKSLYESIVKENLNLYKDLIETTNVTPKTHDYWKEAISFYDSLSYENKNTLMRIIEQTMIDTISNMLGVIDGSSTLKDCSLEPKLILSSIDTEGELQDSFLEFIEEKDSSN, from the coding sequence ATGAATGATACTTTTGTTAAATCACTTTATGAATCTATAGTAAAAGAGAACCTTAATCTGTACAAAGATCTGATTGAAACAACAAATGTTACTCCCAAAACGCATGATTATTGGAAAGAAGCTATTAGTTTTTACGATAGTTTATCATACGAAAATAAAAATACATTAATGAGGATAATAGAACAAACTATGATTGATACTATTTCAAACATGTTAGGAGTAATTGACGGAAGTTCCACTTTAAAAGATTGTTCGTTAGAACCTAAATTAATTCTTAGTTCTATTGATACGGAGGGAGAACTACAAGATTCGTTTTTAGAATTCATAGAGGAAAAAGATAGTAGCAACTAA
- the nagA gene encoding N-acetylglucosamine-6-phosphate deacetylase, protein MKAVKAGRIYTPEGIVENGYLLLEDGRISGITKKTPPCDIIEFPGCSAIPGMIDLHIHGIAGHDTMDGSVHSLQEMSNSLVKYGVTGFLPTTLTHDLESIRKAVGAVSTAIGQTNGAEILGSYVEGPYITPEHKGAHPVEYMRELSIEEMEGLINASANTIKVLTIAPEKEHAMEIIDYLTGMGIHVSMGHTNADYETTNLAIAQGARIAVHTFNGMRGFKHRDPGCVGAVLTNDDCLCECIADLHHLHPGAIKLLHKTKGSDKILLISDSMAAADLPDGQYTLGTMKVKVEDRIARTVDTNSLAGSTTNLLECLKNMKEVLKLPLEEILPMVSLNQAKLLQIDHEIGSLEIGKKANIALIDEKWDVRATFVGGEMVWDGRTGAVSQPENQGPRKGFFAPS, encoded by the coding sequence ATGAAAGCCGTGAAGGCCGGCCGCATTTATACACCGGAAGGGATCGTTGAAAATGGGTATCTGCTCTTGGAAGATGGGCGCATTTCAGGCATTACTAAGAAAACTCCTCCATGTGACATCATCGAATTCCCCGGTTGTTCCGCCATACCTGGCATGATTGACCTGCATATCCATGGCATAGCGGGACATGACACCATGGATGGGAGTGTCCATTCTTTACAGGAGATGTCTAACTCTCTTGTGAAATACGGAGTAACAGGATTCCTGCCGACTACACTCACCCATGATCTGGAGAGCATCCGGAAAGCGGTAGGAGCAGTAAGTACAGCGATCGGTCAAACAAATGGAGCCGAAATCCTTGGATCCTATGTGGAAGGTCCTTATATTACACCCGAACATAAAGGGGCCCATCCCGTGGAGTACATGCGAGAGCTATCAATCGAAGAGATGGAAGGGCTGATCAATGCTTCGGCTAACACGATAAAAGTACTGACGATCGCCCCTGAAAAAGAACATGCCATGGAGATCATCGATTATCTCACAGGTATGGGGATCCACGTTTCGATGGGGCATACCAACGCAGATTATGAAACAACGAATCTTGCTATCGCCCAAGGCGCAAGAATCGCAGTCCATACGTTTAACGGAATGAGAGGATTCAAGCACCGCGACCCGGGATGCGTCGGGGCCGTCCTGACCAATGATGACTGCCTTTGTGAATGCATCGCCGACCTCCATCACCTCCACCCAGGCGCCATCAAACTATTACATAAAACAAAAGGAAGCGATAAAATCCTTTTAATCAGCGATTCCATGGCTGCAGCCGACTTGCCGGACGGTCAATACACCCTCGGTACAATGAAAGTGAAAGTCGAAGATCGAATCGCGAGGACCGTGGACACCAACTCCTTGGCAGGAAGTACAACCAACTTACTGGAATGCCTAAAAAATATGAAAGAGGTATTGAAGCTTCCCCTTGAGGAGATTTTACCAATGGTTAGTCTAAACCAGGCAAAGCTGCTCCAAATTGATCACGAGATTGGCAGCTTAGAGATTGGGAAAAAGGCCAATATTGCGTTGATTGATGAAAAGTGGGACGTTCGAGCAACCTTTGTTGGTGGGGAAATGGTGTGGGATGGGAGGACAGGCGCTGTTTCCCAACCTGAGAACCAGGGCCCAAGGAAGGGGTTCTTTGCCCCATCTTAG
- a CDS encoding DUF5317 domain-containing protein: MVFDGILIAIIIGFIRGGSFKKFADIRCKMGWVFPVLLLLQLVIFYFQNKVEWVGQVSNLSFMFIYVVGLTFLWVNRHHPHFVTIFVGVLLNFIVMAINGGRMPVSLEEAAVIDPQYMEATKNALYAKHTLVTESTKLALLGDIIPLSAPYPREQAISIGDVVMNIGVFLFIQSVMVRKKDKLIASKTTL; encoded by the coding sequence ATGGTTTTTGATGGGATATTAATCGCAATAATCATCGGATTCATTCGTGGAGGAAGCTTTAAGAAATTTGCAGATATCCGTTGTAAAATGGGATGGGTCTTCCCCGTATTGCTGCTGTTACAACTTGTCATTTTTTATTTTCAGAATAAGGTGGAGTGGGTCGGACAGGTTAGCAATCTCTCATTTATGTTCATATATGTCGTGGGGCTCACATTTTTATGGGTGAATCGCCATCATCCCCATTTCGTCACGATTTTCGTCGGGGTTCTATTGAACTTCATTGTCATGGCCATCAATGGGGGAAGGATGCCTGTCTCCTTGGAGGAGGCAGCGGTGATCGATCCTCAATATATGGAAGCAACGAAAAATGCGTTATATGCCAAGCATACGCTTGTGACGGAATCTACGAAACTGGCTTTATTGGGAGATATCATTCCTTTGTCAGCCCCCTACCCCCGTGAGCAGGCAATCAGCATCGGGGATGTGGTGATGAATATCGGGGTATTCCTTTTCATCCAATCCGTGATGGTCCGAAAGAAGGACAAGCTCATCGCATCCAAGACGACACTTTAA
- a CDS encoding LysM peptidoglycan-binding domain-containing protein — protein sequence MITKKMLTASVLATTLVFSSSTLLHPGHSVEAAQSMNYQLELDQFASHYANIIRMLESYTTKIDAAKSEKEVMKLYDDYIAYFDDALEKEAPVNPSNKEIVILDEYIYNSLIEIYNSEIDTIDYLNGDLSEHDYGIAMNDMEVNVENLEKMFKQVAMTYKSKRHITFSNDMYYLLGETPPVKTETTGTYKVKKGDTLYAIAKKYKTSVNQLKKINHLKSDHIYIGQVLKVSGSTTAPSKNEPASPQTTSYKVKKGDTLSSIAKKNKTTVSNLKKINNLKSDRIYVGQVLKVSGSATTPATSPSKSTTYKVKKGDTLSVIAKKYKTTVSNLKKLNNLKSDMIYVGQVLKVTGSTPTKDKNPAPAKVTTHTVRKGDTLSAIAKKYKTSVSKLKKTNKLISDRIYVGEVLKVQ from the coding sequence ATGATCACAAAAAAAATGCTAACGGCTTCTGTATTGGCCACTACACTTGTGTTTTCAAGCAGTACACTCTTACATCCGGGCCATTCAGTAGAAGCTGCTCAAAGCATGAACTATCAATTGGAGTTAGATCAATTCGCCTCGCATTATGCGAACATAATCCGGATGTTGGAAAGCTACACGACCAAAATCGATGCAGCAAAATCCGAAAAAGAAGTGATGAAGCTTTACGATGACTATATTGCCTATTTCGATGATGCCTTGGAGAAAGAGGCTCCGGTCAACCCTTCCAATAAAGAAATCGTGATCTTGGATGAATACATTTATAACAGTTTAATAGAAATATATAACTCAGAAATCGATACCATCGACTACTTAAATGGAGACTTGTCGGAACACGACTACGGCATCGCGATGAATGATATGGAAGTCAACGTAGAGAATCTGGAGAAAATGTTCAAACAAGTGGCCATGACCTATAAATCTAAGCGCCACATCACCTTCAGCAATGATATGTATTATCTGCTTGGAGAAACGCCTCCTGTGAAAACGGAAACAACGGGTACGTACAAAGTGAAAAAGGGTGACACTCTTTATGCCATCGCCAAGAAGTATAAGACCTCCGTCAATCAATTAAAGAAGATCAACCATCTGAAAAGTGATCACATCTACATCGGACAAGTACTGAAGGTCTCAGGTTCCACGACGGCACCTTCCAAAAATGAGCCTGCCTCACCACAGACCACAAGCTATAAGGTGAAGAAAGGCGATACCCTTTCTTCCATCGCAAAGAAAAATAAGACGACGGTCAGTAATCTAAAGAAAATCAACAACCTGAAGAGCGATCGTATCTATGTCGGTCAGGTGCTGAAGGTTTCAGGATCTGCAACAACTCCAGCCACTTCACCTTCGAAATCAACGACATATAAGGTGAAAAAAGGCGATACCCTGTCAGTGATTGCAAAGAAATATAAAACAACGGTCAGCAACCTGAAAAAGCTCAACAACCTAAAAAGCGATATGATCTATGTCGGCCAAGTTCTTAAAGTGACAGGTTCAACACCTACTAAAGATAAAAACCCGGCTCCCGCTAAAGTCACAACGCATACAGTGAGAAAAGGGGATACCCTGTCTGCCATCGCGAAAAAATATAAAACGTCGGTTTCAAAATTGAAGAAAACGAACAAATTGATCAGTGATCGGATTTATGTGGGTGAAGTATTGAAAGTTCAATAA
- a CDS encoding acyltransferase family protein translates to MDLRAPEKKFRPELEGVRTVAAFLVAVYHIWIGSVSGGVDVFFIVSGYLITTSLLTKVEREGRIHLVEYWLGLARRLFPVAFTVLVFTVGLSIMIMPQAQWKQIITEVFSSALYVQNWQLAVSAVDYLAQNNQASPLQHYWALSLQGQFYLTWPFVILFSFLIAKKILKTPVRKTLLAVLITLFTLSIGYSVYKTAVNQPWAYFDTLARVWEFSLGGILALLIPYLTLRKSVNMVIGWLGLAVICLTGILLPVSTVFPGYAALLPTTGVILIIIAAENPARFGVDRLLGSKPFMFFGGISYGFYLWHWPLLVFYYSYFDVNTVSLLGGVAIILSAFLLSFLSVKIFETPVRKISVKQSKKRLATVLLGLILPLLCLNTVWALYVKDQNQQQYDLKEYPGARAISDNMEPAPDKKPVPSALTVKEDLPAFYDNPECFSNMEDDKVTVCSRGETDDPDYTVALIGGSHSGHWYPALEELSKKMKLQIDIYNKDACRFSDDDFEGLLNESCMDWNEEVLKMLKSDPPDLVFTTANVGEGDTVPEGYIHQWEKLDGITNIFAVRDNPFMEGDPPQCVEEKGIEECSVPRDQVLSDTVPWENTEGIPDNVTFADLSEYFCQNDTCPPVVGNVLVYRDYHHISTLYARTLAGAVGEELKNALSGE, encoded by the coding sequence ATGGACTTGAGAGCACCGGAAAAAAAGTTCCGCCCTGAATTAGAAGGTGTAAGAACGGTAGCGGCCTTTTTGGTGGCCGTTTATCATATATGGATTGGATCGGTATCAGGCGGGGTGGATGTTTTCTTTATTGTATCAGGTTACCTGATCACCACCTCCTTATTGACAAAGGTGGAGAGGGAGGGCCGGATACACTTAGTTGAATATTGGCTGGGGCTTGCCCGGAGATTATTCCCAGTGGCCTTTACGGTGCTAGTGTTTACGGTCGGACTCTCCATAATGATTATGCCCCAGGCACAATGGAAGCAAATAATCACGGAAGTCTTTTCTTCTGCTTTATACGTTCAGAATTGGCAACTGGCTGTGAGTGCAGTGGATTACCTGGCTCAGAACAATCAAGCAAGTCCCTTGCAACATTATTGGGCCCTTTCTCTGCAGGGACAATTTTATTTGACCTGGCCTTTCGTCATTTTGTTCTCTTTTCTAATAGCGAAAAAAATACTGAAAACGCCGGTAAGAAAGACATTACTAGCTGTTTTAATCACCCTTTTCACCCTATCGATCGGATATTCCGTTTATAAGACAGCGGTTAATCAGCCTTGGGCGTATTTTGATACGCTGGCACGTGTATGGGAGTTTAGCTTGGGTGGTATTTTGGCCCTTCTCATTCCATATTTGACGTTGAGAAAATCCGTGAATATGGTGATAGGCTGGCTTGGTTTGGCCGTCATCTGTTTAACAGGTATCCTTTTGCCTGTCTCCACTGTTTTCCCGGGATATGCAGCCCTACTGCCCACAACCGGGGTGATATTGATCATCATTGCAGCTGAGAATCCTGCTCGGTTTGGTGTAGACAGACTGCTTGGTTCAAAACCCTTCATGTTTTTCGGAGGTATTTCTTACGGGTTTTACTTGTGGCACTGGCCGCTTCTGGTTTTCTATTACAGCTATTTTGATGTTAATACTGTTTCTCTGCTGGGCGGGGTAGCGATAATCTTGAGTGCCTTTTTACTCTCGTTTCTATCAGTCAAAATCTTTGAAACACCCGTTCGGAAAATCAGTGTTAAACAGTCTAAAAAAAGGCTGGCAACGGTATTATTGGGTCTTATCCTTCCATTATTGTGCTTGAATACAGTGTGGGCTTTATATGTTAAAGACCAGAATCAGCAACAATATGACTTGAAAGAATATCCGGGTGCAAGGGCGATTTCAGATAACATGGAACCTGCTCCGGACAAAAAGCCCGTTCCATCAGCCCTGACTGTTAAAGAGGACCTGCCGGCATTTTATGATAATCCTGAATGCTTCTCGAATATGGAGGATGATAAAGTGACCGTCTGCTCCCGCGGTGAGACGGACGATCCTGATTATACCGTTGCCCTTATCGGTGGTTCCCATTCGGGTCACTGGTACCCGGCACTGGAGGAATTATCAAAAAAGATGAAACTGCAAATCGATATCTACAATAAAGATGCATGCCGCTTTTCTGATGATGATTTCGAGGGGCTATTGAATGAATCCTGCATGGATTGGAATGAGGAAGTCCTGAAGATGCTAAAGTCCGATCCACCAGACCTGGTATTTACGACAGCGAACGTTGGGGAAGGGGACACCGTACCTGAAGGATATATTCATCAATGGGAAAAACTCGACGGAATCACCAACATCTTTGCCGTCCGAGACAACCCTTTTATGGAGGGGGACCCGCCACAATGTGTAGAAGAAAAAGGGATAGAGGAATGTTCTGTTCCAAGAGATCAAGTCTTATCCGACACGGTCCCTTGGGAAAATACAGAGGGAATCCCTGACAATGTCACATTTGCTGATCTGTCGGAGTACTTCTGCCAAAACGATACCTGTCCGCCTGTGGTTGGGAATGTATTGGTGTATCGGGATTATCATCATATTTCTACGTTGTATGCAAGGACTCTGGCCGGAGCAGTGGGGGAGGAGCTGAAGAATGCTCTTTCCGGTGAGTAA
- a CDS encoding diguanylate cyclase translates to MKVKLKSENVYIACVSLLGVLLFMNHLNPQVEDLSNWVLIYTLVGAILLLNHFNIIIPLSGNTLSMDSSIYLAGLFLFGLKIPLLALGVSSIVFLMIRFKLAWWKHLFNFANYSLMLICTYYTFILTGGTVGETDFPNIMPYALSLSVYFILNVMIMWVYFYLAQKPSLKTIIRTAFQKQLIQEVFTSYLCTLVLALVLTILISQQPIFGIFLFLTLAIMLSFAFKNFFNLYKEEEAKAKRDFLTGLYNHGYFKLRLDEMLSENQKKPFCVALLDLDDFKKYNDANGHIQGDALLKFFGTFMLEKTKDNPFIAARYGGEEFGLVLPDVSKRDAFTFLNKIRKEINDTYFTGVEHSPQGCISFSAGIVEYENGTYSSSELLSKADKALYFAKSQGKNVIQVYKEDQVYHQDCQFAKEIDALEQQLQIFLSKDVYTYQHSKRVFFYATEMSERLNLSIEERRTLILGALIHDIGKLEIPRDIINKKGKLDPHEWEMMKKHVIYGKEIISSIKKYDELLPLIELHHERYDGKGYPYGLKEANIPKLARILCIIDSFDAMTTERPYQKTKTFTEGITELRTCAGHQFDPHYVEPFIQMIQENYGDKLAGE, encoded by the coding sequence ATGAAAGTAAAACTGAAATCAGAAAACGTGTATATTGCATGTGTTTCCCTTCTTGGTGTTCTATTATTTATGAACCATCTCAATCCCCAAGTGGAAGACTTATCAAACTGGGTGCTCATTTATACCCTTGTCGGAGCGATTTTGCTATTAAATCATTTTAATATTATCATTCCTCTTTCCGGCAATACCCTTTCCATGGATTCCTCTATTTACTTAGCAGGTCTTTTTTTGTTTGGCCTGAAGATCCCTTTGCTGGCACTCGGCGTCAGCAGTATCGTATTTCTAATGATCCGCTTCAAATTGGCGTGGTGGAAGCACCTTTTTAATTTTGCCAATTATTCTCTCATGCTGATCTGTACCTATTATACGTTCATTCTGACGGGTGGGACTGTCGGTGAAACGGACTTTCCGAATATCATGCCCTACGCCCTGTCCCTGTCTGTTTACTTCATCTTAAATGTCATGATTATGTGGGTCTATTTCTATCTGGCACAGAAGCCATCCCTGAAAACCATCATCCGTACTGCTTTTCAAAAACAGCTCATTCAAGAGGTCTTCACCAGCTACCTCTGTACGCTCGTCCTGGCATTGGTCCTGACGATCCTAATCAGCCAGCAGCCGATATTCGGTATATTCCTATTCCTGACACTTGCAATCATGCTTTCTTTCGCCTTCAAAAACTTCTTCAATCTATATAAAGAGGAAGAAGCGAAAGCCAAGAGAGATTTCTTAACGGGCTTATATAATCATGGATACTTTAAGCTTCGCCTCGATGAGATGCTTTCGGAGAATCAAAAGAAACCGTTCTGCGTGGCCTTACTCGACTTAGATGATTTCAAAAAATACAATGATGCCAACGGGCACATACAAGGGGATGCGCTCCTAAAGTTCTTTGGCACGTTCATGCTTGAAAAAACAAAGGACAACCCCTTTATCGCTGCCCGCTATGGAGGTGAGGAATTCGGTCTTGTCCTGCCTGATGTTTCCAAGCGGGATGCCTTCACCTTCCTCAATAAAATCAGGAAAGAAATCAATGATACCTATTTTACTGGAGTGGAGCATTCCCCCCAGGGCTGCATTTCATTCTCGGCAGGAATTGTGGAATATGAGAATGGTACGTACAGTTCATCTGAACTTTTATCGAAGGCGGATAAAGCTCTTTACTTTGCAAAGTCTCAAGGGAAAAATGTCATCCAAGTATATAAAGAAGATCAGGTCTATCACCAGGACTGCCAGTTTGCGAAAGAAATCGATGCACTTGAACAGCAGCTGCAGATCTTTCTATCCAAGGATGTTTACACCTATCAGCATAGCAAGCGTGTCTTTTTCTATGCGACAGAAATGAGTGAACGGCTGAATCTAAGCATCGAAGAACGGCGCACCCTGATCCTGGGGGCACTGATCCACGATATCGGGAAGCTTGAAATTCCAAGGGATATCATCAACAAAAAAGGTAAACTTGATCCCCATGAATGGGAGATGATGAAGAAGCACGTCATCTATGGAAAAGAAATCATTTCTTCTATTAAAAAATATGACGAGCTCCTTCCCTTAATAGAACTGCATCATGAACGTTATGACGGTAAGGGATATCCGTACGGATTGAAGGAAGCGAACATACCAAAACTGGCACGGATCCTTTGCATCATCGATTCCTTTGATGCCATGACGACAGAACGCCCATACCAGAAAACGAAAACCTTTACTGAAGGGATAACGGAACTCAGAACATGCGCTGGTCATCAATTCGATCCTCATTATGTGGAACCTTTCATCCAGATGATCCAGGAGAATTATGGGGATAAATTAGCTGGTGAATAG
- a CDS encoding DUF1672 family protein: protein MIGKKRWAAYGMGISMLLGGCADSDNTPQVQDQYERVQDYKGEGYSLNNGEENDQIAEAHRKEIEQAVKTFFIENYKTEVKVHNLVGNVDGATVFVESTGPVHFFTTAIVPIDVSQKKVVGDDVTSLDGDIESAIQGGLYHLIFEDEFNNLDQYLSKIVSENEVVGKRKESLENVGGAGYMTPYYYLSTPPDDKAIQPVYEAYLKDHGTPISELKSLFSKADFVAEDYNITIQLYMENENVEPDKKLFNKVQQDIKSMSSIPKGNYSVIINDNLINEKVDDGIKDNSLQLTFPDSILKK from the coding sequence ATGATCGGGAAAAAGAGATGGGCTGCATACGGCATGGGGATTTCCATGCTCCTTGGAGGGTGTGCGGATTCAGACAATACACCTCAGGTCCAGGATCAATATGAACGGGTGCAGGACTACAAAGGAGAAGGCTACTCACTGAACAACGGTGAAGAAAATGACCAGATCGCTGAAGCTCATCGTAAAGAAATTGAACAAGCAGTAAAAACTTTTTTCATAGAAAACTATAAGACAGAGGTAAAGGTTCATAATCTGGTAGGGAATGTGGATGGTGCGACGGTGTTTGTAGAGTCGACAGGACCCGTTCATTTCTTTACAACCGCTATAGTGCCAATTGATGTGAGTCAAAAAAAGGTTGTAGGGGATGACGTTACGTCTTTGGACGGGGATATTGAGAGCGCCATTCAAGGAGGTCTTTATCACCTTATATTTGAAGATGAATTTAATAACCTGGATCAGTATCTAAGTAAGATAGTGTCCGAAAATGAAGTTGTAGGGAAAAGAAAAGAATCACTTGAAAATGTCGGAGGGGCAGGTTATATGACCCCCTATTATTATCTATCCACTCCACCAGACGATAAGGCTATCCAACCAGTGTATGAGGCTTATCTGAAAGATCATGGCACACCCATCAGTGAACTTAAATCCCTATTCTCAAAAGCTGATTTCGTAGCAGAAGATTATAATATTACGATTCAGTTATATATGGAGAATGAAAATGTAGAACCTGATAAAAAATTATTCAATAAAGTTCAACAGGATATTAAGTCAATGAGTTCGATACCTAAAGGAAATTACAGTGTAATCATTAATGATAATTTAATTAATGAAAAAGTAGACGATGGAATCAAAGATAATTCTTTGCAGTTAACGTTTCCGGATTCGATTTTAAAGAAGTGA
- a CDS encoding DUF1672 family protein: MKKKTIITYATMLLLVSGCIEKSETPKVNPNTQYERVQDYKGEGYFLNQGSENDKIAEANKEKIEKEVKKFFLEEYKTDVIVHNLVGNVDGATVFVESEGPLHFYTYAVIPFDGEKVSTNRVFSQEGQVESAITDGLYRIIFNEEFDRLDEYLDRIVAEEEVVGRTVESLGNVGGAGYMNPYYFIGSSTIDDEAILPAYELYIRNPKASAEQLREAFNEEKFSADNLRVSIMLFMEEEDAEPNEDIFDKVMGDIERMDGIPKGTYSVFINDNRVHKESFEGVKDNSLERAFPNEIVRD, translated from the coding sequence TTGAAAAAGAAAACGATTATCACATATGCTACCATGCTGCTGCTAGTAAGCGGTTGTATTGAAAAATCAGAAACTCCAAAAGTGAATCCAAACACCCAATATGAGCGGGTTCAGGACTATAAAGGAGAAGGTTACTTCCTGAATCAGGGATCGGAAAACGACAAGATCGCAGAAGCTAATAAAGAGAAGATTGAAAAGGAAGTCAAGAAGTTTTTTCTGGAGGAGTATAAGACAGACGTTATAGTTCATAATCTGGTTGGGAATGTAGATGGGGCCACAGTGTTTGTTGAATCTGAAGGACCGCTCCATTTTTACACGTATGCGGTGATTCCGTTCGATGGAGAGAAAGTGAGTACGAATCGCGTTTTTTCACAGGAAGGGCAAGTGGAGAGTGCGATTACGGATGGATTATACAGGATCATATTTAATGAAGAATTTGATCGTCTTGATGAGTATCTTGATAGGATCGTTGCCGAAGAGGAGGTTGTTGGCCGTACAGTTGAATCTCTTGGAAACGTTGGTGGGGCTGGATATATGAACCCTTACTATTTCATCGGGTCGTCCACCATTGACGATGAAGCGATCCTGCCTGCATATGAGTTGTACATAAGGAACCCGAAAGCATCGGCAGAACAGTTGAGGGAAGCTTTCAATGAAGAAAAATTTAGCGCGGACAATCTGAGAGTTTCCATCATGCTGTTTATGGAAGAGGAAGACGCTGAACCCAACGAGGATATATTTGATAAGGTTATGGGAGATATCGAAAGGATGGATGGAATCCCAAAGGGAACCTACAGTGTATTCATCAATGACAATCGGGTACATAAAGAATCGTTTGAGGGTGTGAAAGACAATTCTCTTGAACGGGCGTTTCCTAATGAGATTGTAAGAGATTAG